The Patescibacteria group bacterium DNA window TGGGTTTTGCAGGTATCATAATTCAAAATCTCGCCCTGTCCGCCGGACAAATCTGTCGTCTTAAAAGCGCGGATGTCGCCATTAATATCTAAATACAGCCTGGGTAATTCATCTTCGGTATCGGCAGTCTCATGCAGGCGGTAATCACGCGTAACCGAGGCTGAAGACATAGCCGGAACAACCGCGCCGATGCCAAAAGGATTCGAGGGGTCGGGGATATGCCGGTCTTTAATCAGGACATAAGTTGAGTGCCTTACGGCGGTAACGCCAAGAGCTTTTCTAAACGCCTCCTGCATTACCTGCTGCTGGAAATTATATTTCATGCCGTAACTGACCAACACGCCCAAAAGCATAATTAGAATTGAGCCGAAAACCGCCAATTCCAATATGGCCTGGCCTTTTTTACAGCCTGTCGCCCAAGGGGCCCACAGTTTCATCTCCATAGCGCGTCTCCGATTGGTTATTAATGGTTACGGTGGTTGTTGTCGTTAATTTGCCATTTTCTTTTTTAGACTCAACTCCCGTAGTAACATCACTGATTAAACTGGTAGTTATATCGCTTAAGGTATTTCTTGGGTCATACTGCTGGCCGATTTCGTCTGCGGCCGAACGCAGTTTTCCCTGCAGGCTTCGTTTAATATAAACCTGCATCGTCAAAAGCGCGGCAACGATTACCGAAATAATCACCGAATATTCTAAGGTTGTCTGCGCGCGCGCTTTATTAATATTTTTATTAAACATAACTTTATTCCTTATTCAACATCAGTGGTTGAAATGTATTCTATTCCGCCTGAACTGCCGGCAATCTTATCAATGTCCTTTCGCTGACTGCCGCCTTCAAAAAGCCTTATTCTCTGAGTGTCTTGAGCTTGACTATTAACACTATAGCTGACCTGGGTTCCTTTGTCAGGGTCAGTTTCAGCATATTCCTGAGCCCCCATTTCGTCCGCGGCAATTTTAATACCGGCTTGAATGCCCCGTTTAACATAGACCTGCATTGCGCTAAGCGCAATAACCACAATGCCTAAAATAAGCGCGTATTCAATGATACTCTGGCCTTTAGAGTTAAAAATATAATTAATTCTCATCTCGGTAAAACCTTTTGTTCACCCTGACGGGTAGTAGTATAATCTATTTGGCTCTTTACTGAACCTCCCAAACTTGTTGTTTCTGTTCTTTTAGTATTAGCCGTGCTTGTAATATCTGATTCACTATAATAAGGCTCATATTGTGTTGTGGTTGAGCCTAAAGAAGAAGCCACTCCATCCGCGGCATCCTTATACCCGCCCTGCAAACCCCGCTTCACATAAGTTTGCATAGCAATAAGAGCAGCGAGAACTATACTAAAAATAATTGCGTATTCGGATAAGTGTTGGCCCTTTCGGAGCTTGGAGTTAAACATTTTATTTAACCACCTCGGCGTTTATCTGCTCTTCAACCATTTTAAGATTAGCCTGCACTGCCCGCTGGACATAAGTGTGCATCGCCACAATTGCCGCGGCAACAACAGCGATTAAAATGGAATATTCTAATATGGACTGGCCTTTATCATTCATCTGCATTTACTATCCT harbors:
- a CDS encoding pilus assembly protein, which encodes MKLWAPWATGCKKGQAILELAVFGSILIMLLGVLVSYGMKYNFQQQVMQEAFRKALGVTAVRHSTYVLIKDRHIPDPSNPFGIGAVVPAMSSASVTRDYRLHETADTEDELPRLYLDINGDIRAFKTTDLSGGQGEILNYDTCKTQCFESGNAEWYCDKLDILFPDGESMGVQQDYVQDMKVNSGTERVERASGITTADNVNWQGDIKRTMVYRPYGDETGNIVKEEIVSSVSQNQTYEWETPF